In the genome of Caulobacter flavus, the window AAGCCCCAAGGACGCGCATCACTGATGGGACCGATCACCAGCGTCGCGATCTTCCTGACCATCTGGTGGACGGTGCTGTTCGCCGTGCTGCCGCTGGGCGTGCGCAGCTATCACGAGATGGGAATCGAGCCGCCGCCGGGCGCGGATCCCGGCGCGCCGGTGAACCCGAACCTGAAGCGCAAGTTCTTCACCACCACCTGGATCTCGGCGGTGCTGTTCTCGATTCTCTGGCTGGTGGTGAAGTTCCAGCTGGTCAGCCTGCCGGACCTGCCCTCGACCTACTGAAAACTTTTGCAGGCGCGGGCTCGGCGCCCAAGGCTTGTGCGACCCGCGATCTCCTGCCCGTCAAACGCCCATGTCTTGGGCGAAATGCGCGGAGCTTGAACGACGGCGGCAATCGCATGCCCCAACGGGCGTTCGACGGTCGTAGATTGTCATGACGAGGCCGGGTTCGGCCTTGCTCTGTGGCGTCTTCCCCGACGATGAACTTGAACGGCCGCGCGATTGAACCGCGCGGCCTTCTTTTCGTTATGGCTCCGCTGAAGGGGCGATTACCGTCATCTTTTCGCCGCGCGCGTTGCCAAGCTGAACGGCGAGCGGCTATCTCAACGCCTCGAATACTCCCGGAGACGTCTCGTCCATGCGCCTGTCGCGCTACTTCCTGCCCGTCCTGAAAGAAGCTCCCTCCGACGCCCAGATCGCCTCGCACCAGCTGATGCTGCGCGCGGGCATGATCCGCCAGGAGGCCGCCGGCATCTACGCGTGGCTGCCACTGGGCCTGCGGGTGCTGAACAAGATCGAGCAGATCGTCCGCGAGGAAATGGATCGCGCGGGCGCCATCGAGCTCCTGATGCCGACCCTGCAGCTGGCCGACCTGTGGCGCGAGTCGGGCCGCTACGACGCTTACGGCCCGGAGATGCTTCGCATCACCGACCGCCACGAGCGCGAGCTGCTGTACGGGCCCACCAACGAGGAGATGGTCACCGAGATCTTCCGCGCCTCGGTGCGGAGCTACAAGGACCTGCCCAAGAACCTCTACCACGTGCAGTGGAAGTTCCGCGACGAGCGCCGCCCGCGCTTCGGCGTGATGCGCGGCCGCGAGTTCCTGATGAAGGACGCCTACAGCTTCGACCTCGACGCCGAGGGCGCGCGCAAGTCGTACAACCGCATGTTCGTGGCCTATCTGAACCTCTATGCCCGCATGGGCCTGAAGGCCGTGCCGATGCGCGCCGACACCGGCCCGATCGGCGGCGACCTCAGCCACGAGTTCATCGTGCTGGCCGAGACCGGCGAAAGCGCCGTCTTCTGCCACAAGGACCTGGTGGAAATGGACCCGCCGGGTTCGGACGTCGACTGGTACGGCGACCTGCAGCCGCTGGTGGACCAGCGCACGGCGCTCTACGCCGCCACCGAGGAAATGCACGACGAAGCCGCCTTCGACGCGATCCCCGAGGGCGACCGCCTGTCGGCCCGTGGCATCGAGGTCGGTCACATCTTCTCGTTCGGCACGAAGTATTCGGAGCCGATGAAGGCCCTGGTCATGGGCCCGGACGGCAAGGAAGTGCCGGTCCAGATGGGCAGCTACGGCGTCGGCGTCTCGCGCCTGCTGGGCGCGATCATCGAGGCCAGCCACGACGAGGGCGGCATCATCTGGCCGGAAAGCGTCGCGCCGTTCCACGTCGGCATCGTCAACATGCGCCAGGGCGACGCGGCCTGCGACGCGGCCTGCGACAGCGCCTACAAGGCCCTGCAGGCCGCCGGCGTCGACGTGCTCTATGACGACACCGATGCCCGCGGCGGCGCCAAGTTCGCCACCATGGACCTGATCGGCCTGCCCTGGCAGCTGATCGTCGGCCCCAAGGGCATCGCCGACGGCGTGGTCGAACTGAAGAACCGCAAGACCGGCGAGCGCGTCTCCGAGCCGCTCGACGCGGTCGTCGCCCGCCTGACCGGCAAGGCCGCCGCCTGATGGCGTTCGGCGCGGGGCCCTTCGGGATCTGGGAACGGACGGTCGCCTGGCGTTACCTGCGCACCAAGCGCAGGAACGGCGGCGTCGCCCTGATCTCGGTCATCTCGTTCGTCGGGGTGATGCTGGCGGTGTTCGCCCTCATCACCGTGATGAGCGTCATGAACGGCTTCCGCGCCGAGCTTCTCGGCCGGCTGCTCGGCTTCAACGGCCACATCTACGCCCAGGGACCGCTCGTGAACGGCCCTGACCGCGAGGGCGTGATCTCGCGCATCAAGAGCGTGCCCGGGGTCATCCAGGCCGCGCCCCTGGTCGAGGCCCAGGCCATGGTCATCGGTCCCAATCAGGTGACCGGCGCCATCGTCCGCGGCGTCAATCCCGCCGACCTGCGCGGCATGAAGTTGATCTCGAGCAACATCAAGCAGGGCTCGCTCACCGGCTACGGCGAGGGCGAGTACGGCGGCGACATGGTGCTGATCGGCGACCGCATGGCCCGCAACCTGGGCCTCTCGGTCGGCGACCCCATCACCCTGATCTCGCCCTCGGGCCCGGCCACGGCCTTCGGGACCTCGACCCGCGAGAAGGACTATGTCGTCGGCGGGGTGTTCAGCGTCGGCATGAGCCAGTTCGACGAATCCTACGTGATGATGCCGCTGGCCCAGGCGCAGCTGTTCTTCGGGCGCGACACGGCCATCGACTATGTCGAGGTCAAGCTGACCGATCCCGACGACGCCAAGCAGACCAAGGCCGCCATCGAGCAGGCCGTCGGCCCTGGCGCGTTCATCACCGACTGGATGGACAAGAACGCCAGCTACTTCAACGCCCTGCAGGTCGAGCGCAAGGTCATGCGGCTGATCCTGTTCATCCTGGTGGCCATCGCCACGCTGAACATCATCTCCGGCCTGGTCATGCTGGTGAAGAACAAGGGTCGCGACATCGCCATCCTGCGCACCATGGGCGCCAGCCAGTCGTCGATCCTGCGGATCTTCGTCATGGCCGGGGCCTCGATCGGCCTGGCCGGCACCGTGACGGGCCTGCTGCTGGGCGTGCTGTTCTGCGCCAACATCACCGCCATTCAGAACTTCGTGGAGTGGGCGACGGGCACGGCCGTGTTCAGCGCCGACATCTATTTCCTGGCGCACATCCCGGCCAAGATCGACTGGACCGAAGTGGGGGTCATCGTCACCGTTTCCACCCTGATGAGCGTGCTGGCGACCCTGCCGCCGGCGCTGCGGGCCTCGCGCCTCGATCCGGTTGAGGCCCTTCGCTATGAGTAGCCCCGTCCTTTCGCTGCGCGGCGTCGAGCGCACCTACGTCACCGAGGCCGGGAAGCTGACCGTCCTGCGCGGCGCCGATCTCGACGTCTATCCGGGCGAGGTCGTGGGCCTGATCGGCCCCTCCGGCTCGGGCAAGTCGTCGCTGCTGCACGCCGCGGGACTGCTGGAGCGCCCCGACGCCGGCATCGTCGCCGTCGATGGCAAGGACTGCTCCAAGCTCTCCGAGCGCCAGCGCACCAAGGTTCGTCTGTCGACCGTCGGCTTCGTCTACCAGTTCCACCATCTGCTTCCGGAGTTCACGGCGGCCGAGAACGTGGTGCTGCCGCAGATGATCGCCGGACGCCGCCGGCCCGACGCCCGCGAGCGGGCCGTCAGCCTGCTGGGACAGCTTGGCCTGTCGGCGCGCGTCGACCACCAGCCGGGCCAGATGTCGGGCGGCGAGCAGCAGCGCGTGGCCATCGCCCGCGCCCTTGCCAACTCGCCCAAGCTGCTGCTGGCCGACGAGCCGACCGGCAACCTCGATCCGGCGACCTCGGCCGCCACCTTCCAGGCGCTGTACGACCTGGCGCGGGGGCAGGGCGTCGCCGCCCTGATCGCCACCCACAACATGGAGCTGGCCCGCTACATGGACCGGGTCTTCGCCCTGCGCGACGGCCACCTGGAGCCGCAGACGTTCTAGGAAGAAAACGCGCGCCGGCCGGCGGCGCGCCACGCGGCTTCCGCTAGAGCAGCGCCGCGCGCATGGCCGCGAAGAACCCCGCCTGGTCGATCTTCTTGATCACGCGGGCGTTGGGTTCGCGGCGCTTGAGGGCCGGGTCGGCGATCTCGATGTCTGGCAGGATCGAGTGCGACACGCTGAGATAGCCGCGCGTCAGCTCGCCCATGGTCTCCACGTCGACGACGCAGCGCTCGGCGTCCAGCACCAGGGCCTCGTCGAGCATGGCCGCGCAGGTCAGGGCGTCGGGGTGCAGGCTGCCGTCCAGGCCCTCGGTGTCGCGGGCGAAGGCCAGCGAGGCTTCGTTGACCTTGGTGAAGAACTTGGCGCGGGGCGTGCCCAGGGCGTCGAGCTCAGCCAGCTGCGCCGTGGTCAGCAGGCCGTCGCGCAGGGTCTGCGTCCAGGTCACGACATGCAGGTCGAAGCCGGCGTTGACGACGATCTTGGCCGCCTCGGGGTCGACATAGAAATTGTACTCGGCCGCCGGCGTGACGTTGCCGACGCCGTTGTCGGTGCCGCCCATCACCCACAGGGCCTTGACGGCCTGGGCGATCCCCGGCTCGCGCAGCACGGCCAGGGCGATGTTGGTCAGCGGCGCCTGGGCCAGCAGGGTGATCTCGCCGGGCGCTTCCATCACTCGCCGCACGATCTCGTCGGCCGCGTGGCCGGGGGAGGGGCGCTGCGCGGTCGTCGGGAAGGCCGCGTCGCTCATGCCGTCGGCGCCGAACACGTAGGCGGCGTCGAGGGGCGCGCGGCTGAACGGCTTCTGGGCGCCCATATAGACGGGCACGCCGGCCATCTCGCAGGCTTCCAGCGTCACCAGGGCGTTCTCGGCGTGCTGTTCGAAACCGACATTGCCATGGCTGATGGTGATGGCCTCGACTCTGACGCCCGGGCGGCGCAGGGCGAGCATCAGGGAGAAGACGTCGTCTCCGGCGGTGTCGGTGTCGATGATCAGGCGCATGGCGCGGCTTCTGCCGCGTTCCGGCCGCGAAGGCCAGAGCCGCCCGGTTGATCCGCGACGATCGGCCCCGCGCGGCAAAAAAGCTCGCAACCTGCCTGTGGACTATTGCGATGAGAACGAAAGGGGAATATGGAACAAAAGGGCAACTGGCCAACGAGCTGTGGAGGGATGTTATGGTCCGGATCGCGCGTGAGTCTTTGGCGCTTGTATCTGTCGCCGGCTTCGTCTGGATGATGTGTTCGGTCGCCCAGTTGGTGGCCTGAGTCGAATAGCAGCGAGGGTCTTGGTCATGTCGGGTGTGGAAGGTCAGGGTTTCGTCCACCTCCGCGTCCGGTCGGCCTATTCGCTGCTGGAGGGGGCCATCAAGGCCGACAAGATCCCGGGCATGGCCGCCGCCGGCGGCATGCCCGCCGCGGGGATCACCGACCGGGCCAACCTGTTCGGCGCCCTGGAGTTCTCCGTCTACTCCAAGGACAACGGCGTCCAGCCGATCATCGGCTGCGCCCTGCCGGTCAAGGGCATCGGCGCCAAGCCGTCCGAGCGCTGGTCGCGTGAGCCGACGATCACCCTGCTGGTGCAGAACGAGCGGGGCTACCTGAACCTCTCGGAACTGTCGTCGCTGGCCTATCTGGAAAGCGGCGAACTGGCCGAGCCGGTGGTGCCTTGGGCCAAGGTGGTCGAGTATTCCGAAGGCCTGATCCTGCTGTCGGGCGGAACCGACGGTCCGGTGGACAACCTGTTCGCCGCCGGCAAGACGGCCGAGGGCAACGCCGCCCTGGCCGAGATGCAGAAGGTGTTCGGCGATCGCTTCTATGTCGAGCTGCAGCGGCACGGCCTGCCGCAGCAGGCGGCGGCCGAGCCGGGGCTGGTGGACTGGGCCTACGAGCACGACGCGCCGCTGGTCGCCACCAACGACTGCTACTACGCCAAGCCTGAGCTCTACGACGCGCACGACGCGTTGCTGTGCATCGCCGACGGCTCGTTCGTCGGCCAGGACGAGCGCCGCCGGGTGACGCCCGAGCACTGGTTCAAGCCCGCCGCCGACATGCGCAAGCTGTTCGCCGACCTGCCCGAGGCCTGCGACAACACTCTCGACATCGCCCGCCGCTGCGCCTTCATGGTCAAGAAGCGCGACCCGATCCTGCCCAGCTTCCCGACCGGCGACGGCCGCAACGAGGCCGAGGAGCTGGCGCACCAGGCACGCGAGGGTCTGCGCAAGCGCCTCGAGGGCCTGACCCTGGCGATGGACGAGCACGTCTACTGGGAGCGGCTCGACTTTGAACTGGGCATCATCGTCAAGATGGGCTTCCCTGGCTACTTCCTGATCGTTTCCGACTTCATCAAGTGGGGCAAGGATCACGGCATTCCGGTCGGTCCGGGGCGGGGTTCGGGCGCCGGCTCGCTGGTCGCCTGGGTGCTGACCATCACCGACCTGGATCCGCTGCGTTTCGGCCTGCTGTTCGAGCGCTTCCTCAATCCCGAACGGGTCTCCATGCCCGACTTCGACGTCGACTTCTGTCAGGAGCGACGCGAAGAGGTGATCGCCTACGTGCAGGACAAGTACGGCCGCGACCGCGTGGCCCAGATCATCACCTTCGGTTCGTTGCAGGCCCGCGCCGTGCTGCGCGACGTCGGCCGGGTGATGCAGCTGCCGCTGGGTCTCGTCGACCGCCTTTGCAAGATGGTCCCCAACAACCCGGCCGCGCCGGTGACCCTGGCCCAGGCCATCGATATCGAGCCGCGCCTCAAGCAGGCCAAGAACGAGGACGCCAACGTCTCCAACTGCCTGGACGTGGCCCTGCAGCTGGAAGGCCTGTTCCGCAACGCCTCGACCCACGCCGCCGGCGTGGTGATCGGCGACCGGCCGCTGACCCAGCTGACCCCGCTCTACAAGGATCCGCGTTCGGACTTCCCGGCCACCCAGTTCAACATGAAGTGGGTCGAGAGCGCCGGCCTGGTGAAATTCGACTTCCTGGGCCTTAAGACCCTGACCGTGCTCGACCGCGCGGTGAAGCATCTGCGCAAGCGCGGCATGGAGGTGGATCTGGGCCGCCTGCCGTTCGACGACGCCAAGAGCTACGAACTGCTGGCCTCGGGCCAGACGGTCGGCGTGTTCCAGCTGGAAAGCCAGGGCATGCGCGACACCCTGCGCAAGATGCGCTGCGGCTCGATCGAGGAGATCACCGCGCTGATCTCGCTCTATCGACCGGGCCCGATGGACAACATCGACACCTTCGTCGACTGCAAGTTCGGCCGAAAGCCCGTCGACACCCTGCACCCCTCGCTCGAGAACGTGCTGCGCGAGACCTACGGGGTCATCGTGTACCAGGAGCAGGTGATGCAGATCGCCCAGATCCTGGCCGGCTACAGCCTCGGCGAGGCCGACCTGCTGCGTCGCGCCATGGGTAAGAAGAAGAAGGAGGAGATGGATCTCCAGAAGATCCGTTTCGTCTCCGGCGCCAAGGAAAAGGGCGTGCCCGAGGAGCAGTCGGGCTCGATCTTCGAGCTGGTGGCCAAGTTCGCCGGCTACGGGTTCAACAAGAGCCACGCGGCCGCCTACGCCCTGATCGCCTACCAGACGGCCTGGCTGAAGGCCAACACGCCGGTCGAGTTCCTCGCCGCGTCGATGAGCCTCGACATCTCCAACACCGACAAGCTGGCGGTTTTCCACCAGGACGCGCGCCGCTTCAGCATCACCGTGCGGGCGCCGGATGTGAACCGGTCGGGCGCCGACTTCGAGGTCGAGAACGGCGAGGTGCTCTACGCGCTGGGCGCGGTGCGCAACGTCGGCCTGGAAGCCATGAAGCACCTGGTGGCCGTGCGCGACGAGGGCGGGCCGTTCCGCGACATCTTCGATTTCGTCGAGCGCGTCGATCCCAAGCAGGTCAACAAGCGCGCCATCGAGAACCTGGCGCGGGCAGGGGCCTTCGACTCGTTCAATAAGAACCGGGCCCAGGTCTTCGCCAACGCCGACGTGCTGATCGCCCACGGCCAGAGCGTCGCGGCCGACCGCCAGGGCGGCCAGCACGCGCTGTTCGGCGGTGATGCAGCCGCCAGCCGGCCGCGCCTGAAAAAGGTCGAGCCATGGACCCAGGTTGATCTGCTCGACGAGGAGCTTTCGGCCGTCGGCTTCTATCTGACCGGCCACCCGCTTGAGGACATGGTCGGCATGCTGCGCCGTCGGCGCACCGTGATGCTGACCGAGGCCATGGCCCAGGCCGAGGCGGGGGCCGAGGCCCTGCGCATGTGCGGCATCGTCCGCCGCCGCCAGGAACGCGCCTCCCAGAGCGGCGAGCGTTTCGCCTTCGTGTCGCTGTCGGATCCGTCTGGCGAGTACGAGGTGCTGTTCCCGCCGGAATCCCTGCGCAAGTGCCGCGACGTGCTCGAGCCGGGCAAGGGCGTGGTC includes:
- a CDS encoding DUF1467 family protein — encoded protein: MGPITSVAIFLTIWWTVLFAVLPLGVRSYHEMGIEPPPGADPGAPVNPNLKRKFFTTTWISAVLFSILWLVVKFQLVSLPDLPSTY
- the proS gene encoding proline--tRNA ligase — protein: MRLSRYFLPVLKEAPSDAQIASHQLMLRAGMIRQEAAGIYAWLPLGLRVLNKIEQIVREEMDRAGAIELLMPTLQLADLWRESGRYDAYGPEMLRITDRHERELLYGPTNEEMVTEIFRASVRSYKDLPKNLYHVQWKFRDERRPRFGVMRGREFLMKDAYSFDLDAEGARKSYNRMFVAYLNLYARMGLKAVPMRADTGPIGGDLSHEFIVLAETGESAVFCHKDLVEMDPPGSDVDWYGDLQPLVDQRTALYAATEEMHDEAAFDAIPEGDRLSARGIEVGHIFSFGTKYSEPMKALVMGPDGKEVPVQMGSYGVGVSRLLGAIIEASHDEGGIIWPESVAPFHVGIVNMRQGDAACDAACDSAYKALQAAGVDVLYDDTDARGGAKFATMDLIGLPWQLIVGPKGIADGVVELKNRKTGERVSEPLDAVVARLTGKAAA
- the dnaE gene encoding DNA polymerase III subunit alpha, with amino-acid sequence MSGVEGQGFVHLRVRSAYSLLEGAIKADKIPGMAAAGGMPAAGITDRANLFGALEFSVYSKDNGVQPIIGCALPVKGIGAKPSERWSREPTITLLVQNERGYLNLSELSSLAYLESGELAEPVVPWAKVVEYSEGLILLSGGTDGPVDNLFAAGKTAEGNAALAEMQKVFGDRFYVELQRHGLPQQAAAEPGLVDWAYEHDAPLVATNDCYYAKPELYDAHDALLCIADGSFVGQDERRRVTPEHWFKPAADMRKLFADLPEACDNTLDIARRCAFMVKKRDPILPSFPTGDGRNEAEELAHQAREGLRKRLEGLTLAMDEHVYWERLDFELGIIVKMGFPGYFLIVSDFIKWGKDHGIPVGPGRGSGAGSLVAWVLTITDLDPLRFGLLFERFLNPERVSMPDFDVDFCQERREEVIAYVQDKYGRDRVAQIITFGSLQARAVLRDVGRVMQLPLGLVDRLCKMVPNNPAAPVTLAQAIDIEPRLKQAKNEDANVSNCLDVALQLEGLFRNASTHAAGVVIGDRPLTQLTPLYKDPRSDFPATQFNMKWVESAGLVKFDFLGLKTLTVLDRAVKHLRKRGMEVDLGRLPFDDAKSYELLASGQTVGVFQLESQGMRDTLRKMRCGSIEEITALISLYRPGPMDNIDTFVDCKFGRKPVDTLHPSLENVLRETYGVIVYQEQVMQIAQILAGYSLGEADLLRRAMGKKKKEEMDLQKIRFVSGAKEKGVPEEQSGSIFELVAKFAGYGFNKSHAAAYALIAYQTAWLKANTPVEFLAASMSLDISNTDKLAVFHQDARRFSITVRAPDVNRSGADFEVENGEVLYALGAVRNVGLEAMKHLVAVRDEGGPFRDIFDFVERVDPKQVNKRAIENLARAGAFDSFNKNRAQVFANADVLIAHGQSVAADRQGGQHALFGGDAAASRPRLKKVEPWTQVDLLDEELSAVGFYLTGHPLEDMVGMLRRRRTVMLTEAMAQAEAGAEALRMCGIVRRRQERASQSGERFAFVSLSDPSGEYEVLFPPESLRKCRDVLEPGKGVVIKVRSKARDGEVRFFGDDAEPIEKAIENVVAGLRVHLSPAATEIEALKRRIEPAATQKGGEISFVAALGGGREIELKLPGRYTLDASLRGALKTAPGVALLEDI
- a CDS encoding nucleoside hydrolase, which gives rise to MRLIIDTDTAGDDVFSLMLALRRPGVRVEAITISHGNVGFEQHAENALVTLEACEMAGVPVYMGAQKPFSRAPLDAAYVFGADGMSDAAFPTTAQRPSPGHAADEIVRRVMEAPGEITLLAQAPLTNIALAVLREPGIAQAVKALWVMGGTDNGVGNVTPAAEYNFYVDPEAAKIVVNAGFDLHVVTWTQTLRDGLLTTAQLAELDALGTPRAKFFTKVNEASLAFARDTEGLDGSLHPDALTCAAMLDEALVLDAERCVVDVETMGELTRGYLSVSHSILPDIEIADPALKRREPNARVIKKIDQAGFFAAMRAALL
- the sidA gene encoding cell division inhibitor SidA, with product MIRDDRPRAAKKLATCLWTIAMRTKGEYGTKGQLANELWRDVMVRIARESLALVSVAGFVWMMCSVAQLVA
- a CDS encoding ABC transporter ATP-binding protein, which gives rise to MSSPVLSLRGVERTYVTEAGKLTVLRGADLDVYPGEVVGLIGPSGSGKSSLLHAAGLLERPDAGIVAVDGKDCSKLSERQRTKVRLSTVGFVYQFHHLLPEFTAAENVVLPQMIAGRRRPDARERAVSLLGQLGLSARVDHQPGQMSGGEQQRVAIARALANSPKLLLADEPTGNLDPATSAATFQALYDLARGQGVAALIATHNMELARYMDRVFALRDGHLEPQTF
- a CDS encoding lipoprotein-releasing ABC transporter permease subunit encodes the protein MAFGAGPFGIWERTVAWRYLRTKRRNGGVALISVISFVGVMLAVFALITVMSVMNGFRAELLGRLLGFNGHIYAQGPLVNGPDREGVISRIKSVPGVIQAAPLVEAQAMVIGPNQVTGAIVRGVNPADLRGMKLISSNIKQGSLTGYGEGEYGGDMVLIGDRMARNLGLSVGDPITLISPSGPATAFGTSTREKDYVVGGVFSVGMSQFDESYVMMPLAQAQLFFGRDTAIDYVEVKLTDPDDAKQTKAAIEQAVGPGAFITDWMDKNASYFNALQVERKVMRLILFILVAIATLNIISGLVMLVKNKGRDIAILRTMGASQSSILRIFVMAGASIGLAGTVTGLLLGVLFCANITAIQNFVEWATGTAVFSADIYFLAHIPAKIDWTEVGVIVTVSTLMSVLATLPPALRASRLDPVEALRYE